The DNA window GCCCAAGCAGGAGTTTAGAGTAAAGCGGAGGAACACACTGGATGATGTACCAGAAAAATCAGGTGAGGAGGATGACGACTGTGAAGACTCAGTTCTCCCTTATGTGGCAAAAGAGGAGTTTTATTTCCCAAGAGAGCCCCTTAAAATTACCACCCTTGCTAAAGAAGAAAAAAGTCATCTCATACAACAGATTGAGCCTTACACACATGATCGTCCATATCATGTAACATTAGGATGCTCTGAAAACCCAACGAAAGAAGAGGTCGAAGAGAGGTAAAAACAGATCACGAAATCATGGATTCAGATGTATGGAAAGTTTGAGACCAGTGAATACGGAAACTGGCGTTTAGACGATTCCGGAGCTCTCCTTGGAAAGCTGACGGATGCTTATTTGTACCTGAGATCTTCAGAAGAACACCGGAGACTTATATCACTTGCTATGAAGCTGAATAAGTATACAGTGGCGGACGCATGGGGCTACTTAGCCAAAAAACACTGGGTCGTGGATGAAGAAAAAATGGTCAGTGAGCTAAATGAAAAGACAGACACTTTAGAAAATGAAGACAGCAAGGAAAATGACAAAGCACAGGCTGAAAATATGTTAAAACAGATTAATGAGCTAAATAAAAACTAGACACTTTGGAAAATGATACCAAGAAAAAGGACAATTGTATCGAAAGTCTAAAAAAGGAACAAGAAGAACAGAAGTATGATTCAGGTGAAACAATGGAGACCcatgaaataaatgaaatcacaCAAGAAAAAATGGGCAAAGAAGCAACAGAAAAAACAACAGATGATGAATTAGATAACCCAGCGGAATGCAGTGATGTGAGTAGGCCAATATTAAAAGACTCAGAAAACTGCAGGCAACTTATCATGTACTATTTAAGGAATTATAATGATTATACCTTGTCGTCAGACATATTGCCCAAGCAGGAGTTTAGAGTAAAGCGGAGGAACACACTGGATGATGTACCAGAAGAATCGAGTGAGGAGGATGACGACTGTGAAGACTCAGTTCTCCCTTATGTGGCAAAGGAGATTTATTTCCCAAGGGAGCTGAAGAAAGAGGAGAGATGAGAACAcacgaagaaggaggaggagataggtgaagggaaggaggagaaaagaaaagagaaaagggaGGAGATACTAGAGGAAatagaagaggagaaggaggaggaggcagAAGGGGATGAGGAGAAGAAGgagatgcagaagaagaagaaaaagaagaagaaagaggagagcaAAGAAGAACACATAAAGAAGGAAGAGGAGAtaggggaagagaaggaggagacaGGAAAAGAGAAAAGGGAGGAGgagatacaagaagatgaagaATCGATAAATCTAGAGCATTTAGGTATTGAAATAAGTAGATTGTCTCAACTTCTAATGGAGAACATCAAGTACTTAAAGACGATTTTCACAGGAATGAAAGGGATTTTAGCCctcaaggaaatatttattctttccaATGATCGTCAAAGCAGCGTGGGTCATCCAAAACCACTGTGATCAAGACCCTGATGATATTTGACCGTCTTCTGCGGGAGCATGTGAAAGAAGGTATTTCGTCAAGACCGGGACAAGATCTGCTAAATAACATAAGGAGGAGAGAGAAAGGGTGACAGGAATTAAGAGTAGTGTATGATACAACTATCAAACTGCGTCCCATACCGAGAGAAGTGACGCCGCCTCCCTTTGGTTGGGATCCTTATGGATATCCTTATGGTTATCCAGGATATGGGCCTGGGTACCAGTATGGTTGGGATGCATATCCTCAGTATGGAGATCCTCAGTATGGATATCCTAATTATGTGGATCCTCAGTATGGATACCCTAATTATGAGGATCCTCAGTATGGACACCCTAATTATGGGGATCCTCAGTATGGGCAGCAACAGGAGCAGTATCAGTATGGGCAGGAACAGCAGCATTATCAGTATGGGCAGCAACAGGAGCAGTATCCGTATGGGCAGCAAAAGGAGCAGTATCAGTATGGGCAGGAACAGCAGCAGTATCAGTATGGGCAGGAACAGGAGCAGTACCCGTATGGGCAGCAAAAGGAGCAGTATCCGTATGGGCAGCAAAAGGAGCAGTATCAGTATGGGCAGGAACAGCAGCAGTATCAGTAGGCTATAGGCAGGAACAGCAGCAGTATCCGTATGGGCAGCAACAGGAGCAGTATCCGTATGGGCAGCAAAAGGAGCAGTATCAGTATGGGCAGGAACAGCAGCAGTATCAATATGAGCAGGAACAGCAGCAGTATCAGTATGGCCAGAAACAGTGGTAAATTCCCTATTAAGGGATACCTCGGAAGTACTGAATAAAGATATTTATGAgatgtatccaaaaaaaaaaaaaaaaaaaaaattaaaaataatttaaatctataaaaaacaatataattatatatatatatatatatatatatatatatatatatatatatatatatatgtatatatatacgataaatagtaaaaaaaaatatagaggaaataacttattgtatttttcaaatttGAGAAAATTATTAGTCTTAGTTTACTGTTGTCAGGAAATCCATTTTTATTTCAGATCTAGGAAGAGTCACTCAATGCCAACAGGATTCCCTTGAAAAGATTCCTTtgaactggaatagtggaacaaaagggCCTGGACTAGGGTATGGAAGGCAGGTAGACTAAGAGCCATTGTGACACAGAGAATAAATCCAAGGTGGATTACGGCCTTCCATATCAAAGGGAAACAATCtataagatggactcagcagagggaagaagtaacagTTGTTTAtgcatgcagtgttccttgacaatcATTCAattatactgtttctttgtcaggtgaaccacTGCAGAAtagacaagtctgacttcttctagtatgctgtgtcccttagagaagattcctttgtactggaatagtggaacagaaagGCCTGGACTAGGGTATGGAAGCCACGTAGACTAAGAGCCATTGTGACACAGTGTAAATCAAAGGTGGGTTTTTGGCCTTGCAGATCAAAGGGAAATAATCTATAAATGgaatcggcagagggaagaagtaacagTTGTTTATGCATGTAGTGTTCCTTATCAATGATTCATttttactgtttctttgccaggtgaaccaatgcagaagaaacaagtctgaattCTTCTagcatgctgtgtcccttggagaagctTCCTTTGTacaggaatagtggaacagaagggcCTGGACTAGGGTATGGTAGCCATGTAGACTAAGACCCATTGTGACACTGTGAGTTAATCCAAGGTGGAATTCGGCTTTCTAGATCTAaaacaaataatctacaagagGGAGTCAGCAGAGTGAAGAAGTAACAGGTGTTTATGCATATAGTGTTCTTTGACAAacattcacctgtactgtttctttgtcaggtgaaccatTGTGGAAGAAACTAGTCTGGCTTCTTCTGGAATGTTGTGTCCCTTGGTGAAGAattctttgtactggaatagtggaacagaagggcCTGGACTAGGGTATTGTAGCCATGTAGACTAAGATCCAGTGTGACACTAAGAGTTAATCCAAGGTGGATTTTGGCTTTCCAGATTTTAAGCaaaaatctacaagatggactcagcagagggaagaagtaacagTTGTTTATGCACgtagtgttccttgacaaagactcacttgtaatgtttctttgttaggtgaaccAATGcggaaaaaacaagtctgactacttctagtatgctgtgtcccttggagaagcttcctttgtactggaatagtggaacagaagggcCTGGACTAAGGTATGGAAGCCATGTAGACTAAGACCCATTGTGACTCTGAGAGTTAATCCAAGTTGGATTTTGGCTTTCCAGATGTAAAGCAAcaaatctacaagatggactcagcagagggaagaagtaacatTTTTTTATGCATATAATGTTCATTGACAAAGACTCACTTGTagtgtttctttgccaggtgaaccaatgcagaagaaacaactCTGGCTTCTTCTGGTATGTTGTGTCCCTTGGTGAAGCattctttgtactggaatagtggaagagaaggaccTGGACTAGGGTATGGAAGCCATGTGGACCAAGGCCCAATGTGACACTGAGAGTTAATCCAAGGTGGATTTCGGCTTTCCAGATTTAAAGCACAAAATCTAagagatggactcagcagaggaaagaagtaacaattgtttatgcatgcagtgttccttgacaaagattcacttgtactttttctttgCTAGGTGCACCAATAccgaagaaacaagtctgattacttctagtatgctgtgtcccttggaaaagCTTCCTTTGTACTtgaatagtggaacagaagggcCTGGATTAGGGTATTGTAACCATGTAGGCTAAGACCCATTGTGACACTGAAAGCTAATCCAGGTGGATTTAGGCTATCCAGATCTAAAACAaaaaatctacaagatggactcagcaaaaGGAAGAAGTAACAGTTGTTTATGCATGcaatgttccttgacaaagattcacttgtactttttctttgtCAGGTAAACCAATGCCAAAgaaacaagtctggcttcttctGGTATGCCGTGTCCCATGGTGAGGCattctttgtactggaatagtggaacagaagggcCTGGACTAGGGTATTGTAGCCATGTAGACTAAGACTCATTGTGACACTGAGAGTTAATCCAAGGTGGATTTCGGCTTTCCAGATTTAAAGCaaaaatctacaagatggactcagcagagggtaGAAGTAACAGTTGTATATGCATGCAGTGttacttgacaaagattcacctgtactgtttctttgtcaggtgaaccaatgcagaagaaacaagtctagcATCTTCTGGTATATTGTGTCCTTAACattctttgtactggaatagtggaacagaagggcCTGGACTAAAGTATGGAAGCCAGGTAGACTAAGACCATTGTGACACTGAGAGTTAATCCAAGGTGGAAATAGGCTTTCCAGATCTAAAACAaaaaatctacaagatggactcagcagagggaagaagtaacagTTGTTTATacatgcagtgttccttgacaaagattcacctgtactgtttgttTCTCAAgtgaaccaatgcagaagaaacaactCTGGCTTCTTCTGGTATGTCGTGTTCCTTGGTGAAGCattctttgtactggaatagtggaataaAAGGACCTGGACTAAGGTATGGAAGCCATATGGACTAAGGCCCATTGTGACACTGAGAGTTAATCCAAGGTGGATTTCGGCTTTCCAGATTTAAAGCAaaaaatctacaagatggactcagcagagggaagaagtaacagTTGTTTATGCATGTAGTGTTCCTTGacaatgattcacttgtactgtttctttgtcaggtgcaccaatgcagaaaaaacaagtctggcttcttctagtatgctgtgtaagGGACAAGTCCTACTGTAACTTTCAACTGGGTGACATAATTAAAATCCAAAATGGTTAGGAAGTGAGCCAATTCCCTTCCTCAAAATGTAATTGGTTTCGTTTAATTGAACTCTCGGTTTTTTctatcttttcctcttgttaaaCTTCATCAATTGTCTGTTACAGTGTTATCAAAGTCAGCTgtaggaaaggaataataaataaaatagtttgCTATTGTAGCTATACAGTATTACATTTGCAATCTTGATGTTTTATAGTCTTCGCATGCATGGAAAAGTTATACTCATAcggatgtatataatttatgtctaATGTACAAATGTGTGTaaattgtctatatatacatatatacatacatatatatatatatatatatatatatatatatatatatatatatatatacattatgaaaacaaatattttctttacaccatatatgattaatataacttttcaatttttcttaaaataGTCTAAAATATTCCTAGTCTTCCTCTTTGTAAGTGTTAGAATCAATCTTCAATTATTCTGCATCTTTTAAATGATGAAGTATTCCTTGTCGATTTTTCATTggaatgaaaagaaagaaataaaataaacatggcttattccctttcttcttcttcttcttctttgtctgcatcttttcccacttttatgtggggccgatgtttctggccagcgttctccatctacctctgtcccacacttcatcatcagTTAATCCCCTACTCATTCCGAATATCCTTATAATAGTTTTCTTTGCTTTTTGGTGGCTTATTCCCTTTAAATAGCAGTGTGAATCGAGGACCCAAATCTAATAGAGACAAGTACAGCACAGCAGCCGGGGCAGCGAGAACTTCTACCCTTTCTACAGAATCCAAAACAGTAATTCCTTTCGTATGTAGCTGGTGTTAAATCCAGGACCCGTTTAATTGAAAGGGATTTAGAGAAGCAAAAGTGTTGTCGCTGATTGGTTCGTCTTTGTAAATTCGGGGGACGTGGATTTCCAATTTCGGACTTTCTTGAATTTCACACGATTGCATTGGATTGAATGTGTTGTTTCTGTTAATGTTGTTCTTTTCACTGTTATTCGAGTGATTGAACATATGCACATACATTGATACATGAacatccatatatgtgtatatatatagatatacacacatatatacacatacgtgtatatatatatatatatatatatatatatatatatatatatatatacatatatataaatttatatatatatatatatatatatgtatatatatatatatatatatatatatatatatatatatatatatatatatatatatatatatatatatatactgtatatagatacatatatatacatatatatatattatatgtaagtaaatatacatatatatatatatatttatatatatatatatatatatatatatatatatatatatatatatatatatatatatatatatatacccgggtgtgtgtgcgtgtacacgaATGGCCATAGGTTTTCACAAAATCTCCTGTTTTACTATAAAAATACATGTTAATTccaatctgtgagagagagagagagagagagagagagag is part of the Palaemon carinicauda isolate YSFRI2023 chromosome 15, ASM3689809v2, whole genome shotgun sequence genome and encodes:
- the LOC137653912 gene encoding drebrin-like protein, with product MQKKKKKKKKEESKEEHIKKEEEIGEEKEETGKEKREEEIQEDEESINLEHLGIEISRLSQLLMENIKEVTPPPFGWDPYGYPYGYPGYGPGYQYGWDAYPQYGDPQYGYPNYVDPQYGYPNYEDPQYGHPNYGDPQYGQQQEQYQYGQEQQHYQYGQQQEQYPYGQQKEQYQYGQEQQQYQYGQEQEQYPYGQQKEQYPYGQQKEQYQYGQEQQQYQ